TTGTACAGGAAGATTCGGCCACGGAACGAGGCGCTCCTAGAAGCTCTTCTGCTGGGGAAAGACCATTTCTCCCTGCGCTTATCCCAATCAGTTTAAACAAGTCCAGCTCACAGTCGGACAGGAGCAGTGCAACTACCAGCTCTGAAAATGCTCAGTTTGCAGTCACCAACGGCAGCAGCACAGCCAATACTCCCTGCACAAGTGTCATCTCCAAGTACATCAACTCATGGGAGGAGTGCTATGATCAGCTGTATGACTATCTGAGGTGCAAGACTTATCCACCAGGTGCCAAGCGTGAGCACAAAAGATGCTTACGAAAGAGGGCTGAAAAGTTTGTGCTTGTGGATGGCTTGCTTTACTACACAACATTGTCAAAAGATAAGAAAAGTTGTTTACAGCTCAGAGTTATTCGTGATATCAATGAACGCATGATGGTGATTAAAAAATTTCATATTGACTCCAATGATTTGGGTCGGCACAATTCAAAAGAGTGGACGGCTGAACTGGTTGCACAATTATATTACTGGAAGGGCATTTACAATGATGTCTGCGACTATGTAGGTCACTTtactaataataattttatgttgTGCTTcatttgtatgtttgtatgatAAATGtaaattcagctacatttattaATTTTCTGGTGAGGAAAGTTTTGCTTAGTTGGAATTTTCTTAATGGGATTCTTTAGGGGTCATATGGCTTTAGGGAAATATATGGCTTTCCTAGAAACCTACACTGTTTATGTATCCTACAGGTAAACAACCAGTGTGTGGAGTGTAGTAGTGGCAGCAATGGAAGGCTACCCAGTAAGAAAGCTAAGACAACTGACCAGCACATGAATGGGTCAACATCACTGTCCTGTCAGAGTACATCTTCTACCAGCAGTTCTCCTACCTCAGGGGTCACGATGGAACCTGCTCCACCTGACCAGGCACCAGCCGTGACTTACAGTATAATCTACTCCCCTGCTTTGGGTAGTGACAGTGGTGGTGGGACAGATATGGACATTGAGGAGAACGATAATGGAGGCAAGAGGAAAAATGAGACACAACAACAGCAACGTTCCTCATCAAACATTATTAACACCAATGGTAACAGTAACACAGTTGATTTAACTGTCGAGACAGACTCTGCCCTCTCTCATAAGACATTTACTATGCCAAGTGGTGCTGCCTTTTTTCTGCCTATGTCAACCAGCCTGGCTGGCGGACCTGCTGCTGCAGCCACCATGTTACAAATGCCGACCAGCATTGCTACACCAGTGCGAGGGTCAGGAAGTCCTGTGAGTAACAACTCAATATACACTGATATATTTGGAGTAAACAAACTGTTTGTGTCCCAGACCCAAATCCAACCAGAAGTGGTAAGTACACTTCACTGTATACACTATATTGttattgtaacattattgtCCTATGGCAGAATGTATTGTTACATGTGAAAAGGATCATGTTAACATGTGATTGATACCACATGATTAGATGTATTGAATGTTGATGAGGAATAGTTGCTATTAATGAAACCAATCGCTTGTTGTATTGTTGTAGGTTTCAGTGATTCAGAGGGCTCTACTGCATACAGTTGACTCTATGCACCTCAATAAAGTTGTGGCCACTTACATAGCCCGGTTCCTGGAGCTACCAGACAAGTATTCAGTAATTGTTACTCCTAGTAGAGCTGCATGTTATCTACTGTCCATCTCTGCCAGTATGATACATCTTGATCCCCTTAGTATCCACTCCCAGTTGACATCAAGGAGCAGTCGTTCACTTGCAGTGGTGCATGATGCGTGCTGTGCCAGTTACTCGTTGCTTCCCACATTAGTTCCCCTTGTTGGTGGATATTGTTGGAGTCTGGGTAGCCCCCAGATGCCGATGGATCGACATATGCTTAGTTCTGCCATTGCCAGTAACAGAATTGCCTCACTTGTGTACGAGCCACATGCTTACCCACCTGGGAGACAGGGAATTCCCCTACAGTCCACCTGTACTGTCTGTCACAACTCCAACATTGCTGTGTTAGTGGACAACTCAACAATGGAAGTGCCAGCTGACTTCAGGAACTTCCTCGGTCTCATAAAGGGTGAACTCCAATTAGGCGTTGATGCCATTATGTTACCAGAAACATCCCGATATGGAGGCATGGGCCACTGCAGCATGCTACTAGCCAAGAAGACACTGATAGCAGAACTTGCTCAGAGTGTGGAGCGTCTCCAGACCATGATTGCCATTCCCCTCATTTGTACCCACCACGAGATAGCTGGAGCTGCCGTTGCTCTCAAGGCTTACTCCTCCAGCACTCGTAATTTTCAACCATTTGTACTACCCCTCACTTCAGAACAGAAAGAACCAGTTTCTTCACAATGATTTTGTAACTTCTGTACATTTTATGTAAATAGCAATGCCTTTCATTTTTGTGCgcatcaatttttttttttaaacagtCCCCTCCCTCCCTACTTTTTGTTTTGTTAAAgtttttttgttcttttttaACTCTCGTCATTGTAGTAAGTGTtgtatagagcagtcatcattcAGTTTTTGATCAGTTTGCAttcaaaatgcatttttcaTTTCCTTCATATCATCAATGTTTTATATTTTCAGTTGTAGCTCTTTCATCACAATGAGAATTGTATCATGTCATTTTAATTCATTCATCATCTGTGAATACAACATGAGTTCCTTTAAACAGTTTAATGTTATTAGCTTGTTGTTTGCGCTTTCTACTAGCTGCCCAGGATGGATGTAACCGGTCATCACCAGCAGTGTGGGTAGAATGCACTTTGCAATCTGTGAACAAAAAATCATTACCAGTTGTATGTACACTATTTAAGAAATGTTAACCGTTTCTCCTGTGTGGGTTTCTCTGTGTGCCTATGCTAAGTGTTCCCTTCAAATGTTT
The Dysidea avara chromosome 7, odDysAvar1.4, whole genome shotgun sequence genome window above contains:
- the LOC136260092 gene encoding serine-rich adhesin for platelets-like, with the protein product MSKRDAADSFTAESTSATSELKEDSATERGAPRSSSAGERPFLPALIPISLNKSSSQSDRSSATTSSENAQFAVTNGSSTANTPCTSVISKYINSWEECYDQLYDYLRCKTYPPGAKREHKRCLRKRAEKFVLVDGLLYYTTLSKDKKSCLQLRVIRDINERMMVIKKFHIDSNDLGRHNSKEWTAELVAQLYYWKGIYNDVCDYVNNQCVECSSGSNGRLPSKKAKTTDQHMNGSTSLSCQSTSSTSSSPTSGVTMEPAPPDQAPAVTYSIIYSPALGSDSGGGTDMDIEENDNGGKRKNETQQQQRSSSNIINTNGNSNTVDLTVETDSALSHKTFTMPSGAAFFLPMSTSLAGGPAAAATMLQMPTSIATPVRGSGSPVSNNSIYTDIFGVNKLFVSQTQIQPEVVSVIQRALLHTVDSMHLNKVVATYIARFLELPDKYSVIVTPSRAACYLLSISASMIHLDPLSIHSQLTSRSSRSLAVVHDACCASYSLLPTLVPLVGGYCWSLGSPQMPMDRHMLSSAIASNRIASLVYEPHAYPPGRQGIPLQSTCTVCHNSNIAVLVDNSTMEVPADFRNFLGLIKGELQLGVDAIMLPETSRYGGMGHCSMLLAKKTLIAELAQSVERLQTMIAIPLICTHHEIAGAAVALKAYSSSTRNFQPFVLPLTSEQKEPVSSQ